A window of the Methanomicrobia archaeon genome harbors these coding sequences:
- a CDS encoding DUF488 domain-containing protein, whose product MKIWTVGTSSRSMREFLHVLRAYQIELVLDIRRFPTSRYRHFTREQLRDCLEQHGIVYQHVGRLGGFRKGGYRAYMETREFERGLTYVEELAASKRVVLMCAELHVLRCHRRFIADALKERGHTVLHIVDDRTSYEHSGGKGKDIDRKLTEFLGEDKFD is encoded by the coding sequence GGACCGTGGGCACGAGTTCAAGGAGCATGCGGGAGTTCCTGCATGTGCTCAGAGCGTACCAGATCGAATTGGTTCTGGATATCAGGCGGTTCCCGACCTCCCGCTATCGCCACTTCACGCGAGAGCAACTCAGAGACTGCCTGGAGCAGCACGGCATTGTGTATCAACATGTAGGACGACTCGGCGGCTTTCGGAAGGGCGGCTATCGCGCGTACATGGAAACCCGTGAATTTGAGCGGGGATTGACCTACGTTGAAGAGCTTGCAGCATCAAAACGGGTCGTACTCATGTGCGCGGAGCTGCACGTCCTCAGATGTCATCGCCGGTTCATCGCCGATGCGTTGAAAGAGCGGGGTCATACCGTGCTACATATCGTGGATGACAGGACGAGCTACGAGCACAGCGGAGGAAAAGGTAAAGACATTGACCGGAAGCTGACCGAATTTTTGGGGGAGGACAAGTTCGA